From one Rattus norvegicus strain BN/NHsdMcwi chromosome 7, GRCr8, whole genome shotgun sequence genomic stretch:
- the LOC134478823 gene encoding SNRPN upstream reading frame protein-like gives MERGRDRLHLRTTEQHMPEIEVQVKRRRTASLSNQECHLYPRRSQQQQISVVDFQAELRQAFLAETPRGS, from the coding sequence ATGGAGCGAGGAAGGGATCGTTTACACTTGAGAACTACTGAACAGCACATGCCAGAGATTGAGGTCCAGGTCAAACGTAGAAGGACAGCCTCACTGAGCAACCAAGAGTGTCACTTGTACCCACGGCGTTCTCAGCAACAGCAAATTTCTGTGGTGGATTTCCAGGCAGAACTGAGACAGGCGTTCTTAGCTGAGACACCAAGAGGTAGTTAA